Proteins encoded within one genomic window of Elephas maximus indicus isolate mEleMax1 chromosome 21, mEleMax1 primary haplotype, whole genome shotgun sequence:
- the EXOC3L1 gene encoding exocyst complex component 3-like protein isoform X1, translating into MDPAAKDNKESAHPPGSSCPGPEWPEQERAERLARGAALKWASGIFYRPEQLARLGQYRSREVQRTSSLEARIKSVVQSYLKGVQTGVWQLAQALEAVQGARESLGEAHRLFRSMAEAALTLEPLQERVAQHKQLQALSQLLPRLRAVPAAVAHTQTLIDAQRLLEAYVSLWELEQLRENTRVALGGLELPAFEGLGPLTEALGWAVEVAAGTAGQLAREDPALLVAAVRVAEVEAGRTGPLGQHPQDWRQRFLRALQEGLERVYFGTSLLPGPGALAEWLETLRVALPAELATAEALVAPCCPPNYKVVQLWAHTLHSGLRRSLQQLLTGPELRAADAFTLLHWAQHVYLGPEMMGSLELGPDADVSQLEPLLTLENVEQLEATFVAKVQASVAQWLQKALDGEVAEWGLEKEPDTDPSGFYHSPMPAIVLQILDENIRVTSVVSKSLQQRVHGMAVSELGAFLRSFSDALIRFSRDHLRGEAIAPHYVSYLLATLNHHTALRSSVSVLHLDGMASVALARVEAALDELQRRICRLVLEALLAELQPLFSSLPSRWWLSSPELLDGVCERTANFCRDFRRVRSPAVQLLLAEAERTVVLQYLRALMQGRLVCRGADERTQAAERLRHDATQLRELFLGLGLEESVQCAPVLLALRELLNLHDPTLLGLEVAGLRQQFPDVSEDHVSALLDLRGDVSREQRLAALSSLQAVPPPSPPAGHRALFSLVPAPTPAPSYCLPSGSCA; encoded by the exons ATGGACCCAGCAGCCAAGGACAACAAGGAGTCTGCACATCCCCCTG GCTCTTCCTGCCCTGGGCCTGAGTGGCCAGAGCAGGAAAGGGCGGAACGCCTGGCCCGGGGTGCCGCACTGAAGTGGGCCTCAGGCATCTTCTACCGGCCAGAGCAGCTGGCCAGGCTGGGCCAGTACCGGAGCCGTGAGGTGCAGCGCACCTCCTCCCTGGAAGCACGCATCAAG TCGGTGGTGCAATCGTACCTGAAGGGTGTGCAGACTGGTGTGTGGCAGCTGGCCCAGGCCCTTGAGGCTGTGCAGGGAGCCCGGGAGAGCCTAGGCGAGGCCCATAGGTTGTTCAGGAGCATGGCTGAGGCTGCGCTGACCCTAGAGCCCCTGCAGGAGCGGGTTGCCCAACACAAGCAACTGCAGGCCCTGTCTCAGCTCTTGCCTCGGCTTCGAGCAG TACCAGCTGCAGTGGCCCACACGCAGACCCTGATTGATGCCCAGCGGCTCCTGGAGGCATATGTGAGCCTGTGGGAGTTGGAACAGCTTCGAGAGAACACAAGGGTAGCCCTGGGGGGCCTGGAATTACCAGCCTTTGAGGGGCTGGGCCCTCTGACTGAGGCACTGGGCTGGGCTGTGGAGGTGGCAGCAGGGACTGCAGGGCAGCTGGCACGGGAGGACCCAGCCTTGCTGGTGGCTGCTGTGCGTGTGGCCGAGGTGGAAGCTGGGCGCACAGGCCCCCTTGGGCAACACCCCCAGGACTGGCGGCAGCGCTTTCTGCGGGCACTACAGGAGGGTCTGGAGCGGGTCTACTTTGGGACATCTCTGCTGCCTGGGCCAGGGGCCCTAGCAGAATGGCTGGAAACTCTGCGTGTGGCACTGCCAGCCGAGTTGGCTACAGCTGAGGCACTGGTAGCGCCCTGCTGTCCGCCGAACTACAAGGTGGTCCAACTCTGGGCCCATACCCTACACAGCGGCCTGCGCCGCAGCCTGCAGCAACTCCTCACAGGTCCTGAACTGAGAGCTGCTGATGCCTTCACCCTGCTGCACTGGGCACAGCATGTGTACCTGGG GCCAGAAATGATGGGAAGCCTTGAGTTGGGGCCTGACGCTGATGTGTCCCAGCTGGAGCCCTTGCTGACCCTGGAgaatgtcgagcagctagagGCAACATTTGTAGCCAAAGTCCAG GCAAGTGTGGCCCAGTGGCTGCAGAAGGCACTGGATGGGGAGGTAGCTGAGTGGGGCTTGGAAAAGGAGCCAGACACAGACCCATCTGGCTTTTACCACTCACCGATGCCGGCCATTGTGCTGCAG ATCCTGGATGAGAACATCCGTGTGACCAGCGTGGTCAGCAAGTCACTGCAGCAGCGGGTGCATGGCATGGCAGTGTCAGAACTGGGTGCATTCTTGAGGAG CTTCAGCGATGCTCTGATCCGATTCTCCCGAGACCACCTCAGGGGCGAAGCAATAGCTCCTCATTATGTGTCCTACCTACTGGCCACACTCAACCACCACACAGCACTCAG gtCGTCCGTGTCTGTCCTTCACCTCGATGGGATGGCTTCTGTGGCCTTGGCTCGGGTGGAAGCTGCGCTGGACGAGCTGCAGAGGAGGATCTGCCGCCTGGTGCTGGAGGCCCTGCTAGCGGAGCTCCAG cccctgttcTCAAGTCTGCCCTCGCGCTGGTGGCTGTCGAgcccagagctgctggatggtgTGTGCGAGCGGACTGCGAACTTCTGCCGGGACTTCCGGCGCGTGCGGAGCCCGGCAGTCCAG CTGCTGCTGGCTGAGGCGGAGCGCACCGTGGTGCTGCAGTACCTGCGCGCACTGATGCAGGGCCGCTTAGTGTGCCGTGGTGCAGACGAGCGGACCCAGGCCGCCGAGCGCCTGCGGCATGATGCCACCCAGCTCCGGGAGCTCTTTCTTGGTTTG GGCCTGGAGGAGAGCGTGCAGTGCGCGCCAGTGCTGCTCGCCCTGCGGGAGCTGCTGAACCTGCACGACCCCACGCTGCTTGGCCTCGAGGTGGCCGGCTTGCGGCAACAATTTCCCGACGTGAG CGAGGACCACGTCTCAGCCCTCCTGGACCTGCGCGGGGACGTGTCCCGAGAGCAGCGGCTGGCCGCACTCAGCTCCTTACAGGCCGTCCCGCCGCCCTCGCCTCCTGCTGGTCACCGCGCACTCTTCAGCCTAGTGCCGGCGCCTACACCCGCACCGTCCTACTGCCTTCCCTCGGGATCCTGCGCCTGA
- the EXOC3L1 gene encoding exocyst complex component 3-like protein isoform X2, producing MDPAAKDNKESAHPPGSSCPGPEWPEQERAERLARGAALKWASGIFYRPEQLARLGQYRSREVQRTSSLEARIKSVVQSYLKGVQTGVWQLAQALEAVQGARESLGEAHRLFRSMAEAALTLEPLQERVAQHKQLQALSQLLPRLRAVPAAVAHTQTLIDAQRLLEAYVSLWELEQLRENTRVALGGLELPAFEGLGPLTEALGWAVEVAAGTAGQLAREDPALLVAAVRVAEVEAGRTGPLGQHPQDWRQRFLRALQEGLERVYFGTSLLPGPGALAEWLETLRVALPAELATAEALVAPCCPPNYKVVQLWAHTLHSGLRRSLQQLLTGPELRAADAFTLLHWAQHVYLGPEMMGSLELGPDADVSQLEPLLTLENVEQLEATFVAKVQASVAQWLQKALDGEVAEWGLEKEPDTDPSGFYHSPMPAIVLQILDENIRVTSVVSKSLQQRVHGMAVSELGAFLRSFSDALIRFSRDHLRGEAIAPHYVSYLLATLNHHTALRSSVSVLHLDGMASVALARVEAALDELQRRICRLVLEALLAELQPLFSSLPSRWWLSSPELLDGVCERTANFCRDFRRVRSPAVQGLEESVQCAPVLLALRELLNLHDPTLLGLEVAGLRQQFPDVSEDHVSALLDLRGDVSREQRLAALSSLQAVPPPSPPAGHRALFSLVPAPTPAPSYCLPSGSCA from the exons ATGGACCCAGCAGCCAAGGACAACAAGGAGTCTGCACATCCCCCTG GCTCTTCCTGCCCTGGGCCTGAGTGGCCAGAGCAGGAAAGGGCGGAACGCCTGGCCCGGGGTGCCGCACTGAAGTGGGCCTCAGGCATCTTCTACCGGCCAGAGCAGCTGGCCAGGCTGGGCCAGTACCGGAGCCGTGAGGTGCAGCGCACCTCCTCCCTGGAAGCACGCATCAAG TCGGTGGTGCAATCGTACCTGAAGGGTGTGCAGACTGGTGTGTGGCAGCTGGCCCAGGCCCTTGAGGCTGTGCAGGGAGCCCGGGAGAGCCTAGGCGAGGCCCATAGGTTGTTCAGGAGCATGGCTGAGGCTGCGCTGACCCTAGAGCCCCTGCAGGAGCGGGTTGCCCAACACAAGCAACTGCAGGCCCTGTCTCAGCTCTTGCCTCGGCTTCGAGCAG TACCAGCTGCAGTGGCCCACACGCAGACCCTGATTGATGCCCAGCGGCTCCTGGAGGCATATGTGAGCCTGTGGGAGTTGGAACAGCTTCGAGAGAACACAAGGGTAGCCCTGGGGGGCCTGGAATTACCAGCCTTTGAGGGGCTGGGCCCTCTGACTGAGGCACTGGGCTGGGCTGTGGAGGTGGCAGCAGGGACTGCAGGGCAGCTGGCACGGGAGGACCCAGCCTTGCTGGTGGCTGCTGTGCGTGTGGCCGAGGTGGAAGCTGGGCGCACAGGCCCCCTTGGGCAACACCCCCAGGACTGGCGGCAGCGCTTTCTGCGGGCACTACAGGAGGGTCTGGAGCGGGTCTACTTTGGGACATCTCTGCTGCCTGGGCCAGGGGCCCTAGCAGAATGGCTGGAAACTCTGCGTGTGGCACTGCCAGCCGAGTTGGCTACAGCTGAGGCACTGGTAGCGCCCTGCTGTCCGCCGAACTACAAGGTGGTCCAACTCTGGGCCCATACCCTACACAGCGGCCTGCGCCGCAGCCTGCAGCAACTCCTCACAGGTCCTGAACTGAGAGCTGCTGATGCCTTCACCCTGCTGCACTGGGCACAGCATGTGTACCTGGG GCCAGAAATGATGGGAAGCCTTGAGTTGGGGCCTGACGCTGATGTGTCCCAGCTGGAGCCCTTGCTGACCCTGGAgaatgtcgagcagctagagGCAACATTTGTAGCCAAAGTCCAG GCAAGTGTGGCCCAGTGGCTGCAGAAGGCACTGGATGGGGAGGTAGCTGAGTGGGGCTTGGAAAAGGAGCCAGACACAGACCCATCTGGCTTTTACCACTCACCGATGCCGGCCATTGTGCTGCAG ATCCTGGATGAGAACATCCGTGTGACCAGCGTGGTCAGCAAGTCACTGCAGCAGCGGGTGCATGGCATGGCAGTGTCAGAACTGGGTGCATTCTTGAGGAG CTTCAGCGATGCTCTGATCCGATTCTCCCGAGACCACCTCAGGGGCGAAGCAATAGCTCCTCATTATGTGTCCTACCTACTGGCCACACTCAACCACCACACAGCACTCAG gtCGTCCGTGTCTGTCCTTCACCTCGATGGGATGGCTTCTGTGGCCTTGGCTCGGGTGGAAGCTGCGCTGGACGAGCTGCAGAGGAGGATCTGCCGCCTGGTGCTGGAGGCCCTGCTAGCGGAGCTCCAG cccctgttcTCAAGTCTGCCCTCGCGCTGGTGGCTGTCGAgcccagagctgctggatggtgTGTGCGAGCGGACTGCGAACTTCTGCCGGGACTTCCGGCGCGTGCGGAGCCCGGCAGTCCAG GGCCTGGAGGAGAGCGTGCAGTGCGCGCCAGTGCTGCTCGCCCTGCGGGAGCTGCTGAACCTGCACGACCCCACGCTGCTTGGCCTCGAGGTGGCCGGCTTGCGGCAACAATTTCCCGACGTGAG CGAGGACCACGTCTCAGCCCTCCTGGACCTGCGCGGGGACGTGTCCCGAGAGCAGCGGCTGGCCGCACTCAGCTCCTTACAGGCCGTCCCGCCGCCCTCGCCTCCTGCTGGTCACCGCGCACTCTTCAGCCTAGTGCCGGCGCCTACACCCGCACCGTCCTACTGCCTTCCCTCGGGATCCTGCGCCTGA
- the E2F4 gene encoding transcription factor E2F4 isoform X2, translated as MAEAGPQAPPPPGTPSRHEKSLGLLTTKFVSLLQEAKDGVLDLKLAADTLAVRQKRRIYDITNVLEGIGLIEKKSKNSIQWKGVGPGCNTREIADKLIELKAEIEELQQREQELDQHKVWVQQSIRNVTEDVQNSYLAYVTHEDICRCFAGDTLLAIRAPSGTSLEVPIPEGLNGQKKYQIHLKSVSGPIEVLLVNKEAWSSPPVAVPVPPPEDLLQGPPAVSTPPPLPKPTLAQPQEASRPSSPQLAMPAPVPSSVEAQGVAGPVAESTALDTRPLQSSALLDSSSNSSSSGSNPSTSFEPIKADSTGVLELPKELSEIFDPTPECMSSELLEELMSSEVFAPLLRLSPPPGDHDYIYNLDESEGVCDLFDVPVLNL; from the exons ATGGCGGAGGCCGGGCCACAGGCGCCGCCGCCCCCAGGAACCCCAAGCCGGCACGAGAAGAGCCTGGGACTTCTCACCACCAAGTTCGTGTCTCTTCTGCAGGAGGCCAAGGACGGCGTGCTTGACCTCAAGCTG GCAGCTGACACCCTAGCTGTGCGCCAGAAGCGGCGGATTTACGATATTACTAATGTACTGGAGGGTATCGGGCTGATCGAGAAAAAATCCAAGAACAGCATCCAGTGGAA GGGCGTGGGTCCTGGCTGCAATACCCGGGAGATTGCGGATAAGCTGATTGAGCTCAAGGCAGAGATCGAGGAGCTGCAGCAGCGGGAACAAGAACTGGACCAGCACAAGGTGTGGGTGCAGCAGAGCATCCGGAATGTCACAGAGGACGTGCAGAACAGCTA CTTGGCCTACGTGACTCACGAGGACATCTGCAGATGCTTTGCTG GAGATACCCTCCTGGCCATCCGGGCCCCGTCAGGCACCAGCCTGGAGGTGCCCATCCCAGAG GGCCTCAATGGGCAGAAGAAGTACCAGATTCACCTGAAGAGTGTGAGTGGGCCCATTGAGGTGCTGCTGGTGAACAAGGAGGCATGGAGCTCACCACCTGTGGCCGTGCCTGTACCACCACCGGAAGATCTGCTCCAGGGCCCACCTGCTGTCTCTACTCCTCCGCCTCTGCCCAAGCCTACCCTGGCCCAGCCTCAGGAAGCCTCACGCCCAAGCAGTCCCCAGCTGGCCATGCCTGCCCCTGTCCCCAGCAGCGTCGAGGCCCAGGGGGTGGCCGGCCCAGTAGCTGAGAGCACAG CACTGGACACCCGGCCACTGCAGTCTTCTGCCCTGCTGGACAGTAGCAGCAATAGCAGTTCATCTGGATCCAACCCTTCTACCTCCTTTGAGCCTATCAAAGCGGACTCCACAGGTG TTCTGGAACTCCCCAAAGAGCTGTCAGAGATCTTTGATCCTACACCAG AGTGCATGAGCTCAGAGCTGCTGGAGGAACTGATGTCCTCAGAAG TGTTTGCCCCCCTCCTCCGTCTTTCTCCGCCCCCTGGAGACCATGATTACATCTACAACCTGGACGAGAGTGAAGGTGTCTGTGACCTCTTTGATGTGCCTGTTCTCAACCTCTGA
- the EXOC3L1 gene encoding exocyst complex component 3-like protein isoform X4, which yields MTYEAGYKVPAAVAHTQTLIDAQRLLEAYVSLWELEQLRENTRVALGGLELPAFEGLGPLTEALGWAVEVAAGTAGQLAREDPALLVAAVRVAEVEAGRTGPLGQHPQDWRQRFLRALQEGLERVYFGTSLLPGPGALAEWLETLRVALPAELATAEALVAPCCPPNYKVVQLWAHTLHSGLRRSLQQLLTGPELRAADAFTLLHWAQHVYLGPEMMGSLELGPDADVSQLEPLLTLENVEQLEATFVAKVQASVAQWLQKALDGEVAEWGLEKEPDTDPSGFYHSPMPAIVLQILDENIRVTSVVSKSLQQRVHGMAVSELGAFLRSFSDALIRFSRDHLRGEAIAPHYVSYLLATLNHHTALRSSVSVLHLDGMASVALARVEAALDELQRRICRLVLEALLAELQPLFSSLPSRWWLSSPELLDGVCERTANFCRDFRRVRSPAVQLLLAEAERTVVLQYLRALMQGRLVCRGADERTQAAERLRHDATQLRELFLGLGLEESVQCAPVLLALRELLNLHDPTLLGLEVAGLRQQFPDVSEDHVSALLDLRGDVSREQRLAALSSLQAVPPPSPPAGHRALFSLVPAPTPAPSYCLPSGSCA from the exons ATGACATATGAAGCTGGATACAAAG TACCAGCTGCAGTGGCCCACACGCAGACCCTGATTGATGCCCAGCGGCTCCTGGAGGCATATGTGAGCCTGTGGGAGTTGGAACAGCTTCGAGAGAACACAAGGGTAGCCCTGGGGGGCCTGGAATTACCAGCCTTTGAGGGGCTGGGCCCTCTGACTGAGGCACTGGGCTGGGCTGTGGAGGTGGCAGCAGGGACTGCAGGGCAGCTGGCACGGGAGGACCCAGCCTTGCTGGTGGCTGCTGTGCGTGTGGCCGAGGTGGAAGCTGGGCGCACAGGCCCCCTTGGGCAACACCCCCAGGACTGGCGGCAGCGCTTTCTGCGGGCACTACAGGAGGGTCTGGAGCGGGTCTACTTTGGGACATCTCTGCTGCCTGGGCCAGGGGCCCTAGCAGAATGGCTGGAAACTCTGCGTGTGGCACTGCCAGCCGAGTTGGCTACAGCTGAGGCACTGGTAGCGCCCTGCTGTCCGCCGAACTACAAGGTGGTCCAACTCTGGGCCCATACCCTACACAGCGGCCTGCGCCGCAGCCTGCAGCAACTCCTCACAGGTCCTGAACTGAGAGCTGCTGATGCCTTCACCCTGCTGCACTGGGCACAGCATGTGTACCTGGG GCCAGAAATGATGGGAAGCCTTGAGTTGGGGCCTGACGCTGATGTGTCCCAGCTGGAGCCCTTGCTGACCCTGGAgaatgtcgagcagctagagGCAACATTTGTAGCCAAAGTCCAG GCAAGTGTGGCCCAGTGGCTGCAGAAGGCACTGGATGGGGAGGTAGCTGAGTGGGGCTTGGAAAAGGAGCCAGACACAGACCCATCTGGCTTTTACCACTCACCGATGCCGGCCATTGTGCTGCAG ATCCTGGATGAGAACATCCGTGTGACCAGCGTGGTCAGCAAGTCACTGCAGCAGCGGGTGCATGGCATGGCAGTGTCAGAACTGGGTGCATTCTTGAGGAG CTTCAGCGATGCTCTGATCCGATTCTCCCGAGACCACCTCAGGGGCGAAGCAATAGCTCCTCATTATGTGTCCTACCTACTGGCCACACTCAACCACCACACAGCACTCAG gtCGTCCGTGTCTGTCCTTCACCTCGATGGGATGGCTTCTGTGGCCTTGGCTCGGGTGGAAGCTGCGCTGGACGAGCTGCAGAGGAGGATCTGCCGCCTGGTGCTGGAGGCCCTGCTAGCGGAGCTCCAG cccctgttcTCAAGTCTGCCCTCGCGCTGGTGGCTGTCGAgcccagagctgctggatggtgTGTGCGAGCGGACTGCGAACTTCTGCCGGGACTTCCGGCGCGTGCGGAGCCCGGCAGTCCAG CTGCTGCTGGCTGAGGCGGAGCGCACCGTGGTGCTGCAGTACCTGCGCGCACTGATGCAGGGCCGCTTAGTGTGCCGTGGTGCAGACGAGCGGACCCAGGCCGCCGAGCGCCTGCGGCATGATGCCACCCAGCTCCGGGAGCTCTTTCTTGGTTTG GGCCTGGAGGAGAGCGTGCAGTGCGCGCCAGTGCTGCTCGCCCTGCGGGAGCTGCTGAACCTGCACGACCCCACGCTGCTTGGCCTCGAGGTGGCCGGCTTGCGGCAACAATTTCCCGACGTGAG CGAGGACCACGTCTCAGCCCTCCTGGACCTGCGCGGGGACGTGTCCCGAGAGCAGCGGCTGGCCGCACTCAGCTCCTTACAGGCCGTCCCGCCGCCCTCGCCTCCTGCTGGTCACCGCGCACTCTTCAGCCTAGTGCCGGCGCCTACACCCGCACCGTCCTACTGCCTTCCCTCGGGATCCTGCGCCTGA
- the E2F4 gene encoding transcription factor E2F4 isoform X1 encodes MAEAGPQAPPPPGTPSRHEKSLGLLTTKFVSLLQEAKDGVLDLKLAADTLAVRQKRRIYDITNVLEGIGLIEKKSKNSIQWKGVGPGCNTREIADKLIELKAEIEELQQREQELDQHKVWVQQSIRNVTEDVQNSYLAYVTHEDICRCFAGDTLLAIRAPSGTSLEVPIPEGLNGQKKYQIHLKSVSGPIEVLLVNKEAWSSPPVAVPVPPPEDLLQGPPAVSTPPPLPKPTLAQPQEASRPSSPQLAMPAPVPSSVEAQGVAGPVAESTALDTRPLQSSALLDSSSNSSSSGSNPSTSFEPIKADSTGAQGSLAPSQALPATPWTPASGKCKPSPGEGGLWLWYGPEAPKVVSSLPRRNDVICLVSSLSYVQDLFSSAHSIAVSLVTK; translated from the exons ATGGCGGAGGCCGGGCCACAGGCGCCGCCGCCCCCAGGAACCCCAAGCCGGCACGAGAAGAGCCTGGGACTTCTCACCACCAAGTTCGTGTCTCTTCTGCAGGAGGCCAAGGACGGCGTGCTTGACCTCAAGCTG GCAGCTGACACCCTAGCTGTGCGCCAGAAGCGGCGGATTTACGATATTACTAATGTACTGGAGGGTATCGGGCTGATCGAGAAAAAATCCAAGAACAGCATCCAGTGGAA GGGCGTGGGTCCTGGCTGCAATACCCGGGAGATTGCGGATAAGCTGATTGAGCTCAAGGCAGAGATCGAGGAGCTGCAGCAGCGGGAACAAGAACTGGACCAGCACAAGGTGTGGGTGCAGCAGAGCATCCGGAATGTCACAGAGGACGTGCAGAACAGCTA CTTGGCCTACGTGACTCACGAGGACATCTGCAGATGCTTTGCTG GAGATACCCTCCTGGCCATCCGGGCCCCGTCAGGCACCAGCCTGGAGGTGCCCATCCCAGAG GGCCTCAATGGGCAGAAGAAGTACCAGATTCACCTGAAGAGTGTGAGTGGGCCCATTGAGGTGCTGCTGGTGAACAAGGAGGCATGGAGCTCACCACCTGTGGCCGTGCCTGTACCACCACCGGAAGATCTGCTCCAGGGCCCACCTGCTGTCTCTACTCCTCCGCCTCTGCCCAAGCCTACCCTGGCCCAGCCTCAGGAAGCCTCACGCCCAAGCAGTCCCCAGCTGGCCATGCCTGCCCCTGTCCCCAGCAGCGTCGAGGCCCAGGGGGTGGCCGGCCCAGTAGCTGAGAGCACAG CACTGGACACCCGGCCACTGCAGTCTTCTGCCCTGCTGGACAGTAGCAGCAATAGCAGTTCATCTGGATCCAACCCTTCTACCTCCTTTGAGCCTATCAAAGCGGACTCCACAGGTG CACAGGGCTCCCTGGCCCCTTCTCAAGCTCTGCCTGCCACCCCTTGGACTCCGGCCTCAGGAAAGtgcaagccttcccctggggaagGGGGGCTGTGGCTGTGGTATGGCCCTGAGGCACCAAAGGTGGTCAGTAGCCTTCCCAGGAGAAATGATGTTATCTGTCTGGTGTCCTCTCTCTCCTATGTCCAGGACTTATTCTCCTCAGCCCATAGCATTGCTGTCTCTCTCGTAACTAAATGA
- the EXOC3L1 gene encoding exocyst complex component 3-like protein isoform X3, with amino-acid sequence MKLDTKVGKLTPKVVSSSLVPAAVAHTQTLIDAQRLLEAYVSLWELEQLRENTRVALGGLELPAFEGLGPLTEALGWAVEVAAGTAGQLAREDPALLVAAVRVAEVEAGRTGPLGQHPQDWRQRFLRALQEGLERVYFGTSLLPGPGALAEWLETLRVALPAELATAEALVAPCCPPNYKVVQLWAHTLHSGLRRSLQQLLTGPELRAADAFTLLHWAQHVYLGPEMMGSLELGPDADVSQLEPLLTLENVEQLEATFVAKVQASVAQWLQKALDGEVAEWGLEKEPDTDPSGFYHSPMPAIVLQILDENIRVTSVVSKSLQQRVHGMAVSELGAFLRSFSDALIRFSRDHLRGEAIAPHYVSYLLATLNHHTALRSSVSVLHLDGMASVALARVEAALDELQRRICRLVLEALLAELQPLFSSLPSRWWLSSPELLDGVCERTANFCRDFRRVRSPAVQLLLAEAERTVVLQYLRALMQGRLVCRGADERTQAAERLRHDATQLRELFLGLGLEESVQCAPVLLALRELLNLHDPTLLGLEVAGLRQQFPDVSEDHVSALLDLRGDVSREQRLAALSSLQAVPPPSPPAGHRALFSLVPAPTPAPSYCLPSGSCA; translated from the exons ATGAAGCTGGATACAAAG GTAGGAAAGCTGACACCCAAGGTTGTCTCCTCTTCCTTAGTACCAGCTGCAGTGGCCCACACGCAGACCCTGATTGATGCCCAGCGGCTCCTGGAGGCATATGTGAGCCTGTGGGAGTTGGAACAGCTTCGAGAGAACACAAGGGTAGCCCTGGGGGGCCTGGAATTACCAGCCTTTGAGGGGCTGGGCCCTCTGACTGAGGCACTGGGCTGGGCTGTGGAGGTGGCAGCAGGGACTGCAGGGCAGCTGGCACGGGAGGACCCAGCCTTGCTGGTGGCTGCTGTGCGTGTGGCCGAGGTGGAAGCTGGGCGCACAGGCCCCCTTGGGCAACACCCCCAGGACTGGCGGCAGCGCTTTCTGCGGGCACTACAGGAGGGTCTGGAGCGGGTCTACTTTGGGACATCTCTGCTGCCTGGGCCAGGGGCCCTAGCAGAATGGCTGGAAACTCTGCGTGTGGCACTGCCAGCCGAGTTGGCTACAGCTGAGGCACTGGTAGCGCCCTGCTGTCCGCCGAACTACAAGGTGGTCCAACTCTGGGCCCATACCCTACACAGCGGCCTGCGCCGCAGCCTGCAGCAACTCCTCACAGGTCCTGAACTGAGAGCTGCTGATGCCTTCACCCTGCTGCACTGGGCACAGCATGTGTACCTGGG GCCAGAAATGATGGGAAGCCTTGAGTTGGGGCCTGACGCTGATGTGTCCCAGCTGGAGCCCTTGCTGACCCTGGAgaatgtcgagcagctagagGCAACATTTGTAGCCAAAGTCCAG GCAAGTGTGGCCCAGTGGCTGCAGAAGGCACTGGATGGGGAGGTAGCTGAGTGGGGCTTGGAAAAGGAGCCAGACACAGACCCATCTGGCTTTTACCACTCACCGATGCCGGCCATTGTGCTGCAG ATCCTGGATGAGAACATCCGTGTGACCAGCGTGGTCAGCAAGTCACTGCAGCAGCGGGTGCATGGCATGGCAGTGTCAGAACTGGGTGCATTCTTGAGGAG CTTCAGCGATGCTCTGATCCGATTCTCCCGAGACCACCTCAGGGGCGAAGCAATAGCTCCTCATTATGTGTCCTACCTACTGGCCACACTCAACCACCACACAGCACTCAG gtCGTCCGTGTCTGTCCTTCACCTCGATGGGATGGCTTCTGTGGCCTTGGCTCGGGTGGAAGCTGCGCTGGACGAGCTGCAGAGGAGGATCTGCCGCCTGGTGCTGGAGGCCCTGCTAGCGGAGCTCCAG cccctgttcTCAAGTCTGCCCTCGCGCTGGTGGCTGTCGAgcccagagctgctggatggtgTGTGCGAGCGGACTGCGAACTTCTGCCGGGACTTCCGGCGCGTGCGGAGCCCGGCAGTCCAG CTGCTGCTGGCTGAGGCGGAGCGCACCGTGGTGCTGCAGTACCTGCGCGCACTGATGCAGGGCCGCTTAGTGTGCCGTGGTGCAGACGAGCGGACCCAGGCCGCCGAGCGCCTGCGGCATGATGCCACCCAGCTCCGGGAGCTCTTTCTTGGTTTG GGCCTGGAGGAGAGCGTGCAGTGCGCGCCAGTGCTGCTCGCCCTGCGGGAGCTGCTGAACCTGCACGACCCCACGCTGCTTGGCCTCGAGGTGGCCGGCTTGCGGCAACAATTTCCCGACGTGAG CGAGGACCACGTCTCAGCCCTCCTGGACCTGCGCGGGGACGTGTCCCGAGAGCAGCGGCTGGCCGCACTCAGCTCCTTACAGGCCGTCCCGCCGCCCTCGCCTCCTGCTGGTCACCGCGCACTCTTCAGCCTAGTGCCGGCGCCTACACCCGCACCGTCCTACTGCCTTCCCTCGGGATCCTGCGCCTGA